One genomic window of Apium graveolens cultivar Ventura unplaced genomic scaffold, ASM990537v1 ctg5287, whole genome shotgun sequence includes the following:
- the LOC141702583 gene encoding ethylene-responsive transcription factor WIN1-like produces the protein MVQSKKFRGVRQRHWGSWVSEIRHPLLKRRVWLGTFETAEEAARAYDEAAVLMSGRNAKTNFPVAATQPQQTENNNVTSNIDSPQPQSMTSLSASSSSSSSSSSSKSLSAILSAKLRKCCKSPSPSLTCLRLDTENSHIGVWQKRAGARSDSNWVMTVDLGNNYASSPQQDLMAVEQPPEPITTPRKSNGGLDEEERIALQMIEELLNRN, from the exons ATGGTACAATCAAAGAAGTTCAGAGGTGTTCGTCAGCGCCACTGGGGCTCCTGGGTTTCTGAAATTCGACATCCTTTACT GAAGAGAAGGGTGTGGCTAGGGACGTTCGAGACGGCAGAAGAGGCGGCGAGAGCATACGACGAAGCGGCGGTGTTAATGAGTGGCCGAAATGCGAAAACAAATTTTCCGGTTGCAGCAACACAACCACAACAAACCGAAAATAATAACGTTACCTCCAACATTGATTCTCCGCAACCACAATCAATGACTTCATTGTCGGCATCATCATCGTCGTCGTCGTCCTCCTCTTCGTCGAAATCTCTTTCTGCAATTTTAAGCGCAAAGCTGCGAAAATGTTGCAAGTCACCCTCTCCTTCACTAACATGCCTAAGGCTAGACACCGAAAATTCTCATATCGGTGTTTGGCAAAAGAGAGCCGGGGCACGCTCCGACTCGAATTGGGTCATGACAGTTGACCTCGGAAACAATTATGCTAGCAGTCCCCAACAGGATCTTATGGCTGTCGAACAACCACCGGAGCCGATCACAACTCCCCGGAAAAGTAATGGAGGGTTAGATGAAGAGGAAAGGATTGCATTACAAATGATCGAAGAACTTCTGAATAgaaattga